Proteins found in one Cyprinus carpio isolate SPL01 chromosome B10, ASM1834038v1, whole genome shotgun sequence genomic segment:
- the LOC109097792 gene encoding protocadherin gamma-C5-like isoform X33, translating into MRHRRIGGWKWAALLLFAFSLLWNTAGAQIRYTIPEELKEGSIVGNIAKDLGFDISDIAERKLRIASESNRQYFSVDSGKGDLVVNGRIDREALCGQSANCLMPLQIVIENPLQLHSVEIEIQDINDNAPNFHNKDATLKIPELIAPGARFTLESAQDLDVGSNSLKTYSLSSNAFFRLNVKTLKDGRVVPELVIEKNLDREKQSIHKLILTALDGGNPVKSGTSALQVIVQDINDNEPKFAVAAYKASVLESAVSGSSVIKVNATDLDEGPNGEIQYLFSAHTPELVRNVFSVNAETGEITVIGKLDFETKQTYTFDVCAKDKGNPELEGQSSVQIDIIDENDNPPEIILTSLPSPVPENATVGTVVALITVKDLDSGINGKIDLTVSPDVPFKLKPFHNHYSLITDSLLDREVHSEYNVEILAMDSGVPPLKTVKTLNVKVLDVNDNPPVFSQSSYNVYINENNPAGASLFSSKAYDSDEDKNALLTYLILDSNSNHVPASSYFYINSENGTIYCMSSFDYENVKLFSVIVQAKDHGSPSLSSNATVHVFISDENDNAPVVIYPSTSMGSVSHQRMPRSAKAGHLVTKVTAVDADSGHNAWLFYRLAEATDASLFSVNLHTGEVRTKRAVSEHDDSSQRLLIEIKDNGEPIQSTTVTVDILIEDGFHEPISDYREKTIEPNKKTGKITLYLIISVASVSLLCLLTFFILLVKCARSSRSCCIRRTNSEYKNPNRNLQIQLNTDGPIKYVEVLGGDMMSQSQSFGSYLSPMSEFSDLTLVKPSSTTNFTDTLNVLDASFPDSAWTFESQQQNPPNADWRFPPNQRPGPSGAGARPDEAGAGAGVIAGTGPWPNPPTEAEQLQALMAAANEASEATATLGPRYNPQYGPDYRQNVYIPGSTATLTANPQQQVPQQALPPPQALPPVEAPKAAQTPASKKKSTKKDKK; encoded by the exons ATGAGGCACAGGAGGATCGGAGGGTGGAAATGGGCAGCGCTTTTGCTGTTCGCTTTCTCTCTGTTGTGGAATACAGCTGGAGCTCAGATTCGCTACACAATACCTGAAGAGTTAAAGGAAGGATCTATCGTTGGGAATATCGCGAAGGATCTTGGTTTTGACATCTCAGATATCGCCGAGCGTAAGTTACGAATAGCATCTGAGTCGAATAGACAGTATTTTAGTGTGGATTCAGGGAAGGGTGATCTGGTAGTTAATGGCAGAATAGACAGAGAGGCGCTCTGTGGACAAAGCGCCAATTGTCTAATGCCACTGCAGATAGTTATTGAGAATCCGTTACAGTTACATAGCGTAGAGATCGAAATACAAGACATTAATGATAATGCACCAAATTTCCATAATAAAGATGCCACATTAAAAATACCTGAACTGATTGCTCCAGGGGCACGATTTACCCTTGAAAGTGCTCAGGACCTCGATGTTGGCAGCAACAGCTTAAAGACTTACTCACTTAGCAGTAACGCTTTTTTCCGTCTTAATGTAAAAACTCTAAAAGATGGAAGAGTAGTACCAGAACTTGTGATTGAAAAAAATTTAGACAGGGAGAAACAGTCTATACATAAGCTTATTTTAACAGCCCTGGATGGCGGTAATCCAGTCAAGTCTGGCACGTCTGCATTGCAAGTAATTGTCCAAGACATCAACGACAACGAACCAAAATTTGCAGTTGCTGCATACAAAGCATCTGTTCTGGAAAGTGCCGTTTCTGGTTCAAGTGTGATCAAAGTAAACGCGACCGATTTAGATGAAGGTCCAAATGgtgaaatacagtatttatttagtgCGCATACGCCTGAacttgtaagaaatgtttttagtgTGAACGCTGAAACCGGTGAAATCACAGTTATTGGAAAGCTAGATTTCGAGACTAAACAAACGTACACATTTGATGTGTGTGCTAAGGACAAAGGGAATCCGGAGCTCGAGGGACAGTCGTCGGTTCAAATAGATATCATAGATGAGAATGACAATCCTCCAGAGATTATACTGACATCTTTACCTAGCCCTGTGCCTGAAAATGCAACAGTGGGAACTGTGGTGGCTCTGATTACCGTCAAAGACTTGGACTCAGGTATTAACGGTAAAATCGATCTAACTGTCTCTCCGGATGttccttttaaattaaaaccttttCATAATCATTATTCACTAATAACTGACTCATTATTAGACCGCGAGGTTCATTCTGAATATAATGTAGAAATACTGGCTATGGACTCTGGTGTTCCACCCTTAAAAACTGTGAAGACGCTAAATGTTAAAGTACTTGACGTGAATGACAACCCTCCAGTGTTCTCACAGTCCTCATATAATGTTTACATAAACGAAAATAATCCAGCAGGCGCATCACTGTTTTCATCAAAAGCGTATGATAGTGACGAGGATAAAAACGCTCTACTTACTTATTTAATTCTGGACTCAAATTCTAATCACGTGCCAGCAtcctcttatttttatattaattctgAAAACGGAACTATTTACTGCATGAGCTCCTTTGATTATGAAAACGTAAAACTGTTCAGTGTTATAGTGCAGGCTAAAGATCATGGCTCTCCATCTCTGAGCAGCAACGCCACAGTCCATGTGTTTATTTCGGACGAGAACGATAATGCACCTGTTGTCATTTACCCGTCCACATCCATGGGGTCTGTCTCTCATCAGAGGATGCCCCGTTCTGCTAAAGCAGGACATCTCGTTACTAAGGTAACAGCAGTGGACGCGGACTCGGGTCATAACGCCTGGCTGTTCTACAGGCTCGCGGAGGCCACGGACGCGTCTCTGTTCAGTGTCAATTTACATACGGGAGAGGTGAGGACTAAACGCGCTGTTTCAGAGCACGATGACTCCTCTCAGAGACTGCTGATAGAAATAAAGGATAATGGAGAACCGATCCAGTCTACCACAGTCACAGTGGATATACTGATAGAAGACGGCTTCCATGAGCCCATCTCAGACTATAGAGAGAAAACCATCGAGCCCAACAAGAAAACTGGCAAAATTACTTTATATCTGATCATCTCTGTGGCTTCCGTGTCCTTGTTGTgtcttttgacatttttcatcTTACTGGTGAAATGTGCACGAAGCAGTAGAAGCTGCTGTATCAGGAGGACAAACTCTGAATACAAGAACCCCAACAGAAACCTGCAGATCCAGCTCAACACTGACGGGCCTATTAAGTATGTGGAGGTTCTGGGAGGAGACATGATGTCTCAGAGTCAGTCCTTTGGCTCCTATCTCTCTCCAATGTCAGAATTCAGTGATCTCACTCTCGTTAAACCCAGCAGCACCACAAACTTTACAGACACGCTAAACGTGCTCGATGCGTCATTTCCAGACAGCGCGTGGACGTTTGAGAGCCAACAG cAAAATCCACCCAATGCTGACTGGCGATTTCCCCCAAACCAGAGGCCTGGACCCAGCGG GGCTGGAGCTCGTCCTGATGAGGCAGGTGCCGGCGCTGGTGTGATCGCAGGAACAGGACCGTGGCCCAACCCCCCTACCGAAGCTGAACAGCTCCAGGCTCTGATGGCGGCAGCGAACG AGGCAAGTGAAGCCACTGCAACTCTCGGCCCTCGCTACAATCCACAGTACGGCCCAGACTACCGCCAGAACGTCTACATCCCTGGAAGCACCGCCACCCTTACGGCCAACCCTCAGCAGCAGGTACCCCAGCAGGCCCTTCCCCCTCCCCAAGCCCTTCCTCCCGTCGAAGCCCCCAAGGCAGCTCAGACGCCTGCCAGCAAGAAGAAGTCAACTAAGAAAGACAAGAAGTAA
- the LOC109097792 gene encoding protocadherin gamma-C5-like isoform X12 — protein MTKRVAFRCWRHYLLFFFLFLLLWSTTEGQTRYSIPEELNVGAVVGNIAKDLGLKISELYDRKLRIASESGKQYFSVDLRRGEIVVNERIDREILCGENANCLLPLQIVIEDPLQLYRVEVDIQDINDNYPHFQSMDRVLKIAESTVPGMRFPLESAVDPDVGSNTLKTYTLSKDECFSLKIKDLGDGRKVPELVLEKPLDREKKPIHQLMLTALDGGNPIRSGTSQINVTVLDINDNNPVFEKNVYKAAISENTKRGTTILKVEAKDLDEGPNGEIKYSLGEHTSDALRSLFHIDENTGEIILNGELDYETTPMYNIEIRARDRGVPEMEGHCTVKIEVSDINDNPPQILLTSKPSPVREDAPSGTVVALISARDIDSGDNGKVSLQTQSDLPFILKPSFSNEYSLVTNGVLDRETFPEYNVEITAFDSGSPPLSSKTIIPVKITDVNDNAPKFSENVYYVYITENNTPGSIICSVSAQDVDVGVNGKISYSIENPKNWDTPISSYIYINSDNGSIFSMHSFDFEKIKVFEIIVQAKDHGSPSLSSNATVHLFILDHNDNAPVVIYPSTSMGSVSHQRMPRSAKAGHLVTKVTAVDADSGHNAWLFYRLAEATDASLFSVNLHTGEVRTKRAVSEHDDSSQRLLIEIKDNGEPIQSTTVTVDILIEDGFHEPISDYREKTIEPNKKTGKITLYLIISLASVSLFCLLTFFILLVKCARGSRTCCIRRTNSEYKNPNRNLQIQLNTDGPIKYVEVLGGDMMSQSQSFGSYLSPMSEFSDLTLVKPNSTTNFTDTLNVLDASFPDSAWTFESQQQNPPNADWRFPPNQRPGPSGQHRFHTLQQRWTPYEKSRAGARPDEAGAGAGVIAGTGPWPNPPTEAEQLQALMAAANEASEATATLGPRYNPQYGPDYRQNVYIPGSTATLTANPQQQVPQQALPPPQALPPVEAPKAAQTPASKKKSTKKDKK, from the exons atgacaaagaGGGTGGCATTCAGATGTTGGAGGCattatttgcttttcttttttctctttcttcttttgtggAGTACGACAGAAGGACAGACTCGCTACTCAATTCCCGAGGAATTAAATGTGGGCGCTGTTGTTGGAAATATTGCAAAAGATTTAGGTTTGAAAATATCTGAGCTGTATGACCGTAAGTTGCGAATAGCTTCTGAATCAGGTAAGCAATATTTCAGCGTGGATTTACGAAGAGGAGAGATTGTGGTTAATGAGAGAATCGACAGAGAGATCCTTTGTGGAGAAAACGCAAATTGTCTGTTGCCTCTGCAAATCGTTATTGAGGAtcctttacaactttacagagtGGAAGTCGACATACAGGATATTAATGACAATTACCCGCATTTTCAGTCGATGGACCGTGTTTTAAAAATAGCAGAATCCACTGTCCCTGGCATGCGCTTTCCTTTAGAGAGCGCAGTAGACCCAGATGTAGGCAGTAACACTTTAAAAACGTACACTTTAAGTAAAGACGAatgtttcagtttaaaaataaaagatcttGGAGATGGCCGAAAAGTACCCGAATTAGTACTGGAGAAACCTCTGGATCGCGAGAAGAAACCGATTCATCAGCTGATGTTAACTGCCTTAGACGGAGGGAACCCGATTAGATCAGGAACGTCTCAAATTAATGTCACTGTTTTGGATATCAATGACAACAATCCCGTATTTGAGAAAAATGTTTACAAAGCGGCTatttctgaaaacacaaaaagggGCACGACGATTCTTAAAGTTGAAGCTAAAGACTTGGACGAAGGTCCTAATGGAGAGATAAAATATTCATTAGGAGAGCACACTTCTGATGCTTTGCGCTCGTTATTTCATATCGATGAGAATACCGGGGAAATTATACTAAACGGAGAGTTGGACTATGAAACCACTCCTATGTACAACATTGAGATAAGAGCTAGAGATAGAGGTGTCCCCGAAATGGAGGGCCATTGCACAGTAAAAATAGAAGTCTCGGATATTAACGACAATCCACCGCAGATACTGCTTACGTCTAAACCGAGCCCTGTGCGCGAGGACGCGCCTAGCGGGACAGTTGTAGCGTTAATAAGCGCAAGGGACATCGACTCTGGTGACAATGGAAAAGTCAGTCTGCAGACACAATCTGACCTTCCGTTTATTTTAAAACCATCTTTCTCAAACGAATATTCGTTGGTTACAAACGGTGTTTTAGACCGCGAAACGTTCCCTGAGTATAACGTGGAAATCACTGCATTTGACTCAGGCTCGCCCCCTTTAAGTAGCAAAACAATAATTCCAGTTAAAATTACTGATGTTAACGACAATGCCCCAAAGTTCTCTGAAAACGTGTATTACGTGTACATAACAGAAAATAACACTCCAGGCTCTATTATCTGTTCGGTATCTGCCCAAGACGTTGATGTCGGCGTAAATGGTAAAATATCATACTCTATTGAGAACCCTAAAAATTGGGATACTCCAATATCCTCGTATATCTACATAAACTCTGACAATGGAAGCATATTTAGCATGCATTCGTTTGACTTcgaaaaaataaaagtgtttgagATCATCGTTCAGGCTAAAGATCATGGTTCTCCATCTTTAAGTAGTAACGCGACAGTTCATCTGTTTATTTTGGATCATAACGATAATGCACCTGTTGTCATTTACCCGTCCACATCCATGGGGTCTGTCTCTCATCAGAGGATGCCCCGTTCTGCTAAAGCAGGACATCTCGTTACTAAGGTAACAGCAGTGGACGCGGACTCGGGTCATAACGCCTGGCTGTTCTACCGGCTCGCGGAGGCCACGGACGCGTCTCTGTTCAGTGTCAATTTACATACGGGAGAGGTGAGGACTAAACGCGCTGTTTCAGAGCACGATGACTCCTCTCAGAGACTGCTGATAGAAATAAAAGATAATGGAGAACCGATCCAGTCCACCACAGTCACAGTAGATATACTGATAGAGGACGGCTTTCATGAGCCTATCTCAGACTATAGAGAGAAAACTATCGAGCCCAACAAGAAAACGGGCAAAATAACATTATATCTGATCATCTCTTTGGCTTCAGTGTCCTTGTTTTGTCTTTTGACGTTTTTCATCCTACTGGTGAAATGTGCGCGAGGTAGTAGAACCTGCTGTATCAGGAGGACAAACTCTGAATACAAGAACCCCAACAGAAACCTGCAGATCCAGCTCAACACTGACGGGCCCATTAAGTATGTGGAGGTTCTCGGAGGAGACATGATGTCTCAGAGTCAGTCCTTTGGATCCTATCTCTCTCCCATGTCAGAATTCAGTGATCTCACCCTCGTTAAACCCAACAGCACCACAAACTTTACAGACACACTAAACGTGCTTGATGCGTCATTTCCAGACAGCGCGTGGACGTTCGAGAGCCAACAG cAAAATCCACCCAATGCTGACTGGCGATTTCCCCCAAACCAGAGGCCTGGACCCAGCGG CCAACACAGGTTCCACACCCTGCAGCAGAGATGGACTCCATACGAGAAGTCCAG GGCTGGAGCTCGTCCTGATGAGGCAGGTGCCGGCGCTGGTGTGATCGCAGGAACAGGACCGTGGCCCAACCCCCCTACCGAAGCTGAACAGCTCCAGGCTCTGATGGCGGCAGCGAACG AGGCAAGTGAAGCCACTGCAACTCTCGGCCCTCGCTACAATCCACAGTACGGCCCAGACTACCGCCAGAACGTCTACATCCCTGGAAGCACCGCCACCCTTACGGCCAACCCTCAGCAGCAGGTACCCCAGCAGGCCCTTCCCCCTCCCCAAGCCCTTCCTCCCGTCGAAGCCCCCAAGGCAGCTCAGACGCCTGCCAGCAAGAAGAAGTCAACTAAGAAAGACAAGAAGTAA
- the LOC109097792 gene encoding protocadherin gamma-C5-like isoform X30, which produces MTKRVAFRCWRHYLLFFFLFLLLWSTTEGQTRYSIPEELNVGAVVGNIAKDLGLKISELYDRKLRIASESGKQYFSVDLRRGEIVVNERIDREILCGENANCLLPLQIVIEDPLQLYRVEVDIQDINDNYPHFQSMDRVLKIAESTVPGMRFPLESAVDPDVGSNTLKTYTLSKDECFSLKIKDLGDGRKVPELVLEKPLDREKKPIHQLMLTALDGGNPIRSGTSQINVTVLDINDNNPVFEKNVYKAAISENTKRGTTILKVEAKDLDEGPNGEIKYSLGEHTSDALRSLFHIDENTGEIILNGELDYETTPMYNIEIRARDRGVPEMEGHCTVKIEVSDINDNPPQILLTSKPSPVREDAPSGTVVALISARDIDSGDNGKVSLQTQSDLPFILKPSFSNEYSLVTNGVLDRETFPEYNVEITAFDSGSPPLSSKTIIPVKITDVNDNAPKFSENVYYVYITENNTPGSIICSVSAQDVDVGVNGKISYSIENPKNWDTPISSYIYINSDNGSIFSMHSFDFEKIKVFEIIVQAKDHGSPSLSSNATVHLFILDHNDNAPVVIYPSTSMGSVSHQRMPRSAKAGHLVTKVTAVDADSGHNAWLFYRLAEATDASLFSVNLHTGEVRTKRAVSEHDDSSQRLLIEIKDNGEPIQSTTVTVDILIEDGFHEPISDYREKTIEPNKKTGKITLYLIISLASVSLFCLLTFFILLVKCARGSRTCCIRRTNSEYKNPNRNLQIQLNTDGPIKYVEVLGGDMMSQSQSFGSYLSPMSEFSDLTLVKPNSTTNFTDTLNVLDASFPDSAWTFESQQQNPPNADWRFPPNQRPGPSGAGARPDEAGAGAGVIAGTGPWPNPPTEAEQLQALMAAANEASEATATLGPRYNPQYGPDYRQNVYIPGSTATLTANPQQQVPQQALPPPQALPPVEAPKAAQTPASKKKSTKKDKK; this is translated from the exons atgacaaagaGGGTGGCATTCAGATGTTGGAGGCattatttgcttttcttttttctctttcttcttttgtggAGTACGACAGAAGGACAGACTCGCTACTCAATTCCCGAGGAATTAAATGTGGGCGCTGTTGTTGGAAATATTGCAAAAGATTTAGGTTTGAAAATATCTGAGCTGTATGACCGTAAGTTGCGAATAGCTTCTGAATCAGGTAAGCAATATTTCAGCGTGGATTTACGAAGAGGAGAGATTGTGGTTAATGAGAGAATCGACAGAGAGATCCTTTGTGGAGAAAACGCAAATTGTCTGTTGCCTCTGCAAATCGTTATTGAGGAtcctttacaactttacagagtGGAAGTCGACATACAGGATATTAATGACAATTACCCGCATTTTCAGTCGATGGACCGTGTTTTAAAAATAGCAGAATCCACTGTCCCTGGCATGCGCTTTCCTTTAGAGAGCGCAGTAGACCCAGATGTAGGCAGTAACACTTTAAAAACGTACACTTTAAGTAAAGACGAatgtttcagtttaaaaataaaagatcttGGAGATGGCCGAAAAGTACCCGAATTAGTACTGGAGAAACCTCTGGATCGCGAGAAGAAACCGATTCATCAGCTGATGTTAACTGCCTTAGACGGAGGGAACCCGATTAGATCAGGAACGTCTCAAATTAATGTCACTGTTTTGGATATCAATGACAACAATCCCGTATTTGAGAAAAATGTTTACAAAGCGGCTatttctgaaaacacaaaaagggGCACGACGATTCTTAAAGTTGAAGCTAAAGACTTGGACGAAGGTCCTAATGGAGAGATAAAATATTCATTAGGAGAGCACACTTCTGATGCTTTGCGCTCGTTATTTCATATCGATGAGAATACCGGGGAAATTATACTAAACGGAGAGTTGGACTATGAAACCACTCCTATGTACAACATTGAGATAAGAGCTAGAGATAGAGGTGTCCCCGAAATGGAGGGCCATTGCACAGTAAAAATAGAAGTCTCGGATATTAACGACAATCCACCGCAGATACTGCTTACGTCTAAACCGAGCCCTGTGCGCGAGGACGCGCCTAGCGGGACAGTTGTAGCGTTAATAAGCGCAAGGGACATCGACTCTGGTGACAATGGAAAAGTCAGTCTGCAGACACAATCTGACCTTCCGTTTATTTTAAAACCATCTTTCTCAAACGAATATTCGTTGGTTACAAACGGTGTTTTAGACCGCGAAACGTTCCCTGAGTATAACGTGGAAATCACTGCATTTGACTCAGGCTCGCCCCCTTTAAGTAGCAAAACAATAATTCCAGTTAAAATTACTGATGTTAACGACAATGCCCCAAAGTTCTCTGAAAACGTGTATTACGTGTACATAACAGAAAATAACACTCCAGGCTCTATTATCTGTTCGGTATCTGCCCAAGACGTTGATGTCGGCGTAAATGGTAAAATATCATACTCTATTGAGAACCCTAAAAATTGGGATACTCCAATATCCTCGTATATCTACATAAACTCTGACAATGGAAGCATATTTAGCATGCATTCGTTTGACTTcgaaaaaataaaagtgtttgagATCATCGTTCAGGCTAAAGATCATGGTTCTCCATCTTTAAGTAGTAACGCGACAGTTCATCTGTTTATTTTGGATCATAACGATAATGCACCTGTTGTCATTTACCCGTCCACATCCATGGGGTCTGTCTCTCATCAGAGGATGCCCCGTTCTGCTAAAGCAGGACATCTCGTTACTAAGGTAACAGCAGTGGACGCGGACTCGGGTCATAACGCCTGGCTGTTCTACCGGCTCGCGGAGGCCACGGACGCGTCTCTGTTCAGTGTCAATTTACATACGGGAGAGGTGAGGACTAAACGCGCTGTTTCAGAGCACGATGACTCCTCTCAGAGACTGCTGATAGAAATAAAAGATAATGGAGAACCGATCCAGTCCACCACAGTCACAGTAGATATACTGATAGAGGACGGCTTTCATGAGCCTATCTCAGACTATAGAGAGAAAACTATCGAGCCCAACAAGAAAACGGGCAAAATAACATTATATCTGATCATCTCTTTGGCTTCAGTGTCCTTGTTTTGTCTTTTGACGTTTTTCATCCTACTGGTGAAATGTGCGCGAGGTAGTAGAACCTGCTGTATCAGGAGGACAAACTCTGAATACAAGAACCCCAACAGAAACCTGCAGATCCAGCTCAACACTGACGGGCCCATTAAGTATGTGGAGGTTCTCGGAGGAGACATGATGTCTCAGAGTCAGTCCTTTGGATCCTATCTCTCTCCCATGTCAGAATTCAGTGATCTCACCCTCGTTAAACCCAACAGCACCACAAACTTTACAGACACACTAAACGTGCTTGATGCGTCATTTCCAGACAGCGCGTGGACGTTCGAGAGCCAACAG cAAAATCCACCCAATGCTGACTGGCGATTTCCCCCAAACCAGAGGCCTGGACCCAGCGG GGCTGGAGCTCGTCCTGATGAGGCAGGTGCCGGCGCTGGTGTGATCGCAGGAACAGGACCGTGGCCCAACCCCCCTACCGAAGCTGAACAGCTCCAGGCTCTGATGGCGGCAGCGAACG AGGCAAGTGAAGCCACTGCAACTCTCGGCCCTCGCTACAATCCACAGTACGGCCCAGACTACCGCCAGAACGTCTACATCCCTGGAAGCACCGCCACCCTTACGGCCAACCCTCAGCAGCAGGTACCCCAGCAGGCCCTTCCCCCTCCCCAAGCCCTTCCTCCCGTCGAAGCCCCCAAGGCAGCTCAGACGCCTGCCAGCAAGAAGAAGTCAACTAAGAAAGACAAGAAGTAA